One genomic segment of Xylanibacillus composti includes these proteins:
- the acnA gene encoding aconitate hydratase AcnA encodes MSTKDHFSVRKQLNAGGKTVTYYSLPDLANQGYEAISRLPFSIKVLLEAAVRQFDGRAITEEHVNQIANWANGAGKNKEIPFIPARIVLQDFTGVPVVVDLAAMRATTERAGGDPKRINPLVPVDLVIDHSVMVDAFGSPDALATNMNLEFQRNEERYRFLRWAQTAFDNFRAVPPATGIVHQVNLEYLASVAATKTVDGETFVYPDSLVGTDSHTTMINGLGVVGWGVGGIEAEAGMLGQPLYFVTPDVIGFKLTGSLAEGATATDLALTVTEMLRKKGVVGKFVEFYGSGLSNITLADRATVANMAPEYGATVGFFPVDNETLNYLRGTNRSEEQVALVEEYYKAQGMFRTDDTPDPVFSDTIELDLSTVVPSLSGPKRPQDRIELTNMKEAFNSIIRTPIDKGGYGLSEEKIAESVEVKHPNGETTKLTTGAVVIAAITSCTNTSNPSVMLGAGLVAKKAVEKGLTKPAYVKSSLTPGSLVVTEYLKKSGLIEPLEALGFHVAGYGCATCIGNSGPLPDEVSQAIADSDLTVASVLSGNRNFEGRVHAQVKANYLASPPLVVAYALAGTVNIDLANDPIGYDKDNQPVYLKDIWPSSQEVRDAIAGAMSPELFADKYKDVFRANQRWNEIPVPEGQLYEWDEKSTYIQEPPFFEGLGLEPGDIAEIKGAKALALMGDSVTTDHISPAGNIKVDSPAGEYLTSNGVDKKDFNSYGSRRGNHEVMMRGTFANIRIRNQLAPGTEGGVTTYLPTGEVMSIYDASMKYQEAGTPLVVLAGKEYGTGSSRDWAAKGTFLLGVKAVIAESFERIHRSNLVGMGVLPLQFAEGTGWKQLGITGKESFDFQGLSNDIKPGQTIKVTATREDGSTFDFDCVVRLDSTVDIDYYRNGGILQTVLRQILSGAK; translated from the coding sequence ATGAGTACAAAAGATCATTTTTCCGTACGCAAACAGCTGAATGCTGGCGGAAAAACCGTAACCTACTACTCCCTGCCGGACTTGGCGAACCAAGGGTATGAGGCCATTTCCCGTCTTCCCTTCTCGATCAAGGTGCTGTTGGAAGCAGCCGTCCGTCAATTCGACGGCAGAGCGATTACGGAAGAGCATGTGAATCAAATCGCCAACTGGGCGAACGGCGCGGGCAAGAACAAGGAAATTCCGTTTATTCCTGCGCGCATCGTGCTGCAGGACTTTACAGGCGTGCCTGTCGTTGTCGACCTGGCGGCTATGCGCGCTACAACCGAGCGTGCGGGTGGAGATCCGAAGCGCATCAACCCTCTTGTGCCTGTCGATCTCGTTATTGACCACTCTGTTATGGTCGATGCTTTCGGTTCCCCGGATGCGCTGGCTACCAATATGAATCTTGAATTCCAGCGCAACGAAGAACGCTATCGTTTCCTGCGCTGGGCGCAAACGGCATTCGATAATTTCCGTGCTGTGCCGCCGGCAACTGGTATTGTCCATCAGGTTAACCTGGAGTATCTGGCCTCCGTTGCCGCTACGAAGACAGTCGACGGCGAAACCTTCGTCTATCCGGACTCTCTCGTAGGTACAGACTCCCATACAACTATGATTAACGGTCTCGGCGTAGTCGGCTGGGGCGTCGGCGGTATTGAGGCCGAAGCGGGCATGCTTGGCCAGCCGCTTTATTTCGTCACTCCGGATGTCATTGGCTTCAAGCTGACCGGAAGCCTGGCGGAAGGCGCTACTGCGACTGACCTTGCGCTGACGGTTACCGAGATGCTCCGCAAGAAGGGCGTTGTCGGCAAGTTCGTTGAATTCTACGGCTCCGGCCTGAGCAACATCACGCTGGCAGACCGCGCAACCGTTGCCAACATGGCTCCGGAATACGGCGCGACCGTAGGCTTCTTCCCGGTCGATAACGAAACCCTGAACTATCTCCGCGGCACGAACCGCAGCGAAGAGCAGGTCGCGCTAGTGGAAGAATACTACAAGGCTCAGGGCATGTTCCGTACGGACGATACCCCGGACCCGGTATTCTCCGATACGATCGAGCTGGACCTGTCCACTGTCGTTCCGAGCCTCTCCGGCCCGAAGCGTCCGCAGGACCGCATCGAGCTGACCAATATGAAGGAAGCGTTCAACTCCATCATCCGCACCCCGATCGACAAGGGCGGATACGGCTTGAGCGAAGAGAAGATCGCCGAAAGCGTGGAAGTGAAGCATCCGAACGGCGAAACAACTAAGCTTACTACTGGCGCTGTTGTCATCGCAGCGATTACGAGCTGTACGAATACATCCAACCCGAGCGTTATGCTTGGCGCTGGTCTCGTAGCCAAGAAAGCGGTGGAGAAGGGCTTAACCAAGCCTGCTTACGTGAAGAGCAGCTTGACGCCTGGTTCCCTCGTCGTGACCGAGTACTTGAAGAAATCCGGCCTGATCGAGCCGCTTGAAGCCCTAGGCTTCCACGTTGCCGGTTACGGCTGCGCGACTTGTATCGGCAACAGCGGTCCGCTTCCGGATGAAGTCAGCCAGGCAATCGCTGACAGCGATCTGACTGTCGCTTCCGTCTTGAGCGGCAACCGGAACTTCGAAGGACGCGTCCACGCACAGGTGAAGGCGAACTATCTCGCTTCTCCTCCGCTCGTTGTAGCCTACGCGCTGGCGGGAACGGTCAACATCGATCTTGCCAACGATCCGATCGGCTATGACAAGGACAACCAGCCTGTCTATCTGAAAGACATCTGGCCGTCCTCTCAGGAAGTGCGCGACGCTATTGCTGGCGCCATGAGCCCTGAGCTGTTCGCAGACAAGTACAAGGACGTCTTCCGCGCCAACCAACGCTGGAACGAGATTCCTGTACCAGAAGGCCAGCTGTACGAGTGGGATGAGAAATCCACCTACATCCAAGAGCCTCCGTTCTTCGAAGGTCTTGGCCTGGAGCCTGGCGATATCGCAGAGATCAAGGGCGCGAAGGCGCTGGCGCTGATGGGCGACTCTGTTACAACAGACCATATCTCTCCTGCGGGCAACATCAAGGTGGACAGCCCGGCTGGCGAGTACTTGACCTCGAACGGCGTGGACAAGAAGGACTTCAACTCCTACGGCTCCCGCCGGGGCAACCATGAAGTCATGATGCGCGGCACCTTCGCCAACATCCGGATTCGCAACCAGCTTGCGCCGGGAACAGAAGGCGGCGTAACGACTTACTTGCCGACTGGCGAAGTGATGTCGATTTACGATGCATCGATGAAATATCAAGAAGCCGGCACGCCGCTAGTTGTTCTGGCCGGCAAAGAGTACGGTACAGGCAGCTCCCGCGACTGGGCAGCCAAGGGAACCTTCCTGCTCGGCGTGAAAGCCGTGATCGCGGAAAGCTTCGAACGGATTCACCGCTCGAACCTCGTCGGCATGGGCGTGCTTCCGCTGCAGTTCGCAGAGGGCACTGGCTGGAAGCAGCTTGGCATTACCGGCAAGGAAAGCTTTGACTTCCAGGGCCTGAGCAACGACATCAAGCCTGGCCAGACAATTAAAGTTACCGCTACGCGCGAAGACGGCAGCACCTTCGATTTCGATTGCGTCGTTCGTTTGGACAGCACAGTCGATATCGACTACTACCGCAATGGCGGCATCCTGCAAACGGTGCTTCGCCAAATCTTGTCCGGCGCGAAGTAA
- a CDS encoding IclR family transcriptional regulator has product MEEGKVTVRAVERALDILLCFTDANELTLTEIAMRVGLHKSTAYRLLASLEHKGFVIRDAESEKYRLGFRLWELSANLSQADDPAIVLLPEMERLRDIIGETISLYVRDGHERIRIQAVQSSQAIRRVAPVGVRLPLYVGASSKVLVAYADAVDRESLFNSPTWPQSIDRNAYERQLLDIRASGFATSVEEREQGAAAVAAPILNRSGRLVAALSVSGPANRLTVDKMKEHAEVIKEAAVRMGKMVK; this is encoded by the coding sequence GTGGAAGAGGGAAAAGTGACGGTCCGCGCGGTTGAGCGGGCATTGGATATATTGCTTTGCTTCACGGATGCGAATGAATTGACTTTGACAGAAATTGCTATGCGTGTAGGCCTGCACAAGAGCACGGCTTACCGGCTGCTCGCTTCCTTGGAGCATAAGGGTTTCGTTATCCGCGACGCAGAAAGCGAGAAATACCGGCTCGGCTTCCGGCTGTGGGAGCTCTCGGCGAATTTGTCCCAGGCGGATGATCCGGCGATTGTACTGCTGCCGGAGATGGAACGGCTGCGCGATATCATTGGCGAGACGATCAGCCTGTATGTGCGGGACGGCCATGAGCGAATTCGGATACAGGCCGTGCAGAGCAGCCAGGCCATTCGCAGGGTAGCGCCAGTAGGCGTGCGGCTGCCGCTGTATGTGGGCGCCTCCAGCAAGGTGCTGGTGGCGTATGCGGACGCTGTGGACCGCGAGAGCCTGTTCAACAGCCCGACCTGGCCGCAATCCATCGATAGGAATGCCTATGAGCGGCAGCTGCTCGACATACGCGCTTCGGGCTTTGCGACAAGCGTAGAGGAACGGGAGCAGGGAGCGGCGGCTGTAGCGGCTCCGATCCTTAATCGATCGGGCAGGCTGGTTGCGGCGCTGTCCGTATCAGGGCCGGCCAATCGCCTGACCGTGGACAAGATGAAGGAGCATGCGGAAGTGATCAAGGAAGCTGCGGTCCGCATGGGCAAGATGGTAAAGTAA
- the folE gene encoding GTP cyclohydrolase I FolE, translated as MAGIKDYKNSKVTGNRELIEGHVREILRLIGEDVDREGLLETPARVTRMYEEIFAGYEVDPRDALGVTFDEQHEELVIVKDIVYYSQCEHHMAPFFGKVHIGYLPSGKIAGLSKFARLVDAVTRRLQVQERITSEIADILEEVLQPQGVMVIVEGEHLCMCARGVKKPGSKTVTSAVRGHFRSNAALRSEFLSLVKD; from the coding sequence ATGGCGGGGATCAAAGATTACAAGAACAGCAAAGTTACCGGCAATCGGGAATTGATAGAAGGCCACGTTAGGGAAATTCTCCGGCTGATCGGAGAAGATGTCGACCGGGAAGGGCTGCTCGAAACGCCGGCCAGAGTGACGCGGATGTACGAGGAGATTTTTGCGGGCTATGAGGTAGATCCGCGCGATGCGCTCGGCGTTACGTTCGATGAGCAGCACGAGGAGCTTGTTATCGTTAAGGACATTGTCTACTACAGCCAATGCGAGCATCATATGGCGCCGTTCTTCGGCAAGGTGCATATCGGGTATTTGCCAAGCGGCAAGATCGCGGGACTCAGCAAATTTGCTAGGCTCGTAGATGCGGTGACCCGCCGTTTGCAGGTACAAGAACGCATCACGTCCGAGATCGCGGACATTCTTGAGGAAGTGCTGCAGCCGCAAGGCGTGATGGTCATCGTCGAAGGCGAGCATCTGTGCATGTGCGCACGCGGAGTCAAGAAGCCAGGCAGCAAGACCGTCACTTCTGCGGTGCGGGGCCATTTTCGCTCCAATGCGGCGCTGCGCTCAGAGTTTTTGTCTTTGGTGAAGGACTAG
- a CDS encoding YneF family protein, with amino-acid sequence MWTTVIVSVITLIVGAVAGFFIGTMYLRKQIEKMQSDPKMLQQMARQMGYNVNKQQLNKMQQAMKHQKFPRR; translated from the coding sequence ATGTGGACCACAGTTATTGTTTCTGTCATTACGCTTATAGTAGGAGCGGTCGCCGGTTTTTTTATCGGCACGATGTATTTGCGCAAGCAAATTGAGAAGATGCAAAGCGATCCGAAAATGCTGCAGCAGATGGCTCGCCAAATGGGCTATAACGTAAACAAGCAGCAATTAAATAAAATGCAGCAGGCTATGAAGCATCAGAAGTTTCCCCGCAGATAA
- a CDS encoding HD-GYP domain-containing protein, whose amino-acid sequence MRYVHVEDIEPGQILGRSIFSANGNVLLSENIELTVYMINTLRRIGVEMLYIKDEQYADVEIEEVISEETKRKMTKKLGEMFDSIRSGKSFSDRSLSVGIDGLLEEIMANQDVLVQLSDIRTEDNRQYLHALNVCMMSVMTGMNLGLNAQQLKELAIGALLHDVGKVGIQPEHDDPSTRNHHTWRGFDIIKREQSLVVAHIALQHHEALDGSGSPRGLEEGEIHLYAKIVAVANMYDNLLFEEQNGRPLMPHEACERLMALSGTKLDRDVLIEFLRIVSIYPTGISVRLSTKETGVVVGQHRGLPGRPVIRVVKQDRDESMEVKEVDLAKQPTVFIEGVLS is encoded by the coding sequence ATGAGATACGTTCATGTGGAGGATATTGAACCGGGTCAGATTTTGGGACGCTCGATCTTTTCGGCAAATGGAAATGTACTGTTATCGGAAAATATTGAGCTTACCGTCTATATGATCAATACGCTGCGAAGGATTGGCGTAGAGATGCTCTATATTAAGGATGAACAGTATGCGGACGTGGAAATCGAGGAGGTCATTTCCGAGGAGACAAAGCGGAAAATGACGAAAAAGCTTGGGGAAATGTTCGATTCGATCCGATCGGGCAAATCGTTCAGCGATCGCAGCCTGAGTGTCGGCATTGACGGGCTGCTCGAGGAAATCATGGCAAACCAGGATGTACTGGTCCAGTTGAGCGATATTCGAACGGAAGACAATCGGCAGTATCTGCACGCGCTGAATGTATGCATGATGTCCGTGATGACAGGAATGAATCTGGGGCTGAACGCCCAACAGCTGAAGGAGCTTGCTATCGGGGCGCTGCTGCACGATGTCGGCAAGGTCGGGATACAGCCGGAACACGATGATCCGAGTACGCGCAACCACCATACCTGGCGAGGCTTCGATATCATTAAGCGGGAGCAGAGCCTGGTTGTCGCCCATATTGCCCTGCAGCATCATGAGGCGCTCGATGGGAGCGGCTCGCCTCGCGGGCTGGAGGAAGGCGAAATTCATCTGTACGCGAAAATTGTCGCTGTTGCCAACATGTACGACAATTTGCTGTTCGAGGAGCAGAATGGCAGGCCCCTTATGCCGCATGAAGCATGCGAACGATTAATGGCATTATCGGGAACGAAGCTGGATCGGGATGTGTTGATTGAGTTTTTGCGCATTGTCTCCATCTATCCGACAGGAATTTCAGTTCGCCTATCCACGAAGGAAACCGGCGTAGTAGTAGGCCAGCACAGAGGCCTTCCCGGCAGGCCGGTCATTCGGGTAGTGAAGCAGGACCGGGATGAGTCGATGGAGGTGAAGGAAGTGGATCTTGCCAAGCAGCCTACTGTCTTCATCGAAGGGGTTCTGTCCTGA
- the queG gene encoding tRNA epoxyqueuosine(34) reductase QueG: MAEWQSRDWQALKEELRAKAPELGIDKLGFASAEPFTTLKGILERHRELGRESGFEEPDLEKRTRPELSHEDPRSILSIAVAYPSKMKNPPRSEPGAYRGILSRSAWGEDYHKVLRDRLTKLEAWIQDRIPEARTVSMVDTGALVDRAVAERAGIGWTGKNCAVITPEFGSWVYLGELITNLPFPPDTPVTEQCGDCTLCIDACPTGALVGPGQLHAGSCVSFLTQTKESVSDEMKKKIGNRLYGCDTCQIVCPHNKGKHWDHHEELRPDPDIAKPLLKPLLTLSNREFKERFGTSAAAWRGKKPIQRNAVIALGNFKDRTAIPELIRILQKDERPVLRETSAWALGQIGGTEAETALNEAAGKEQEPEVRAAIQRALASMAAQKTGEGALK; the protein is encoded by the coding sequence ATGGCGGAATGGCAAAGCCGGGATTGGCAGGCGTTAAAGGAGGAGCTGCGGGCGAAAGCGCCGGAGCTTGGCATAGACAAGCTCGGATTTGCTTCGGCGGAACCGTTCACGACGCTGAAGGGCATACTGGAGCGGCATCGGGAATTGGGGAGAGAGTCGGGCTTCGAGGAGCCGGATCTGGAGAAGCGAACGAGACCGGAGTTGAGCCATGAGGACCCGAGGTCGATTTTGTCTATTGCGGTGGCCTATCCGTCCAAGATGAAAAACCCTCCCCGCTCAGAGCCAGGCGCCTACCGCGGCATCCTTTCGCGTTCGGCCTGGGGGGAGGACTATCACAAGGTGCTGCGCGACCGCCTGACCAAGCTGGAGGCTTGGATCCAGGATCGCATTCCCGAGGCGCGAACGGTGTCCATGGTCGATACGGGCGCACTCGTCGACCGGGCCGTTGCGGAACGGGCGGGCATTGGCTGGACCGGGAAAAATTGCGCGGTCATTACCCCGGAGTTCGGATCATGGGTGTATTTGGGGGAGTTGATCACCAATCTCCCCTTTCCGCCGGACACGCCGGTGACCGAGCAGTGCGGCGACTGTACCCTTTGCATTGACGCCTGTCCGACTGGCGCATTGGTCGGCCCCGGACAGCTGCATGCAGGAAGCTGTGTCTCCTTCTTGACGCAGACGAAGGAGTCCGTCAGCGACGAGATGAAGAAGAAGATCGGCAATCGCCTCTATGGCTGCGATACGTGCCAGATTGTATGTCCGCATAACAAAGGGAAGCATTGGGATCATCATGAGGAGCTTAGACCCGATCCTGACATTGCGAAGCCGCTGCTCAAGCCGTTGCTCACGCTGAGCAATCGCGAATTCAAAGAGCGTTTCGGGACAAGCGCCGCCGCATGGCGGGGCAAGAAGCCGATTCAGCGCAATGCGGTGATTGCGTTGGGCAACTTCAAGGACCGTACCGCCATTCCGGAACTCATCCGCATCCTGCAGAAGGACGAGCGTCCGGTGCTGCGTGAAACAAGCGCATGGGCGCTAGGCCAGATTGGCGGCACCGAGGCGGAAACGGCACTGAACGAAGCGGCCGGCAAGGAACAGGAGCCGGAAGTGCGTGCAGCCATTCAGCGGGCGCTTGCCAGCATGGCGGCGCAGAAGACCGGGGAAGGGGCTCTGAAGTAA
- the rnhA gene encoding ribonuclease HI, with product MKEVTIYTDGACSGNPGPGGWGAILMYGEHQKELSGAEKHTTNNRMEIRAVVEALSRLKEPCRVKVYSDSAYVVNCFQQKWHVNWEKRGWKNSKNQPVENQDLWKALLEAMKPHQVEYIKVKGHSDNPWNNRCDELAVRAYKQLAHS from the coding sequence ATGAAAGAAGTGACGATCTATACAGACGGCGCCTGCTCCGGAAACCCCGGTCCCGGAGGGTGGGGCGCTATTCTTATGTATGGAGAGCATCAGAAGGAGCTTTCCGGCGCAGAGAAGCATACGACGAACAACCGGATGGAAATTCGGGCGGTGGTCGAGGCGCTGTCCCGTCTGAAGGAGCCTTGCCGCGTTAAGGTTTACAGCGATTCCGCCTATGTGGTGAATTGTTTTCAGCAGAAGTGGCATGTGAATTGGGAGAAGCGGGGATGGAAGAACAGCAAGAACCAGCCCGTGGAAAATCAAGATCTGTGGAAAGCGCTGCTGGAGGCAATGAAACCCCATCAAGTCGAGTATATTAAGGTCAAAGGACACAGTGACAACCCCTGGAACAACCGATGTGACGAGCTTGCCGTTAGAGCATACAAGCAATTGGCCCATTCCTGA
- the lepB gene encoding signal peptidase I → MNEQVKEKRGLPDPGSKLMRELWDWGKSIVAALLIVMFVHQFVFSLSIVEGQSMEPTLQNEERLFVNRALYYWSEPDRGDIVVLKDPRENSDLLLVKRVIGVPGDTIEVKDGRLYVNDEVYYESYVDTMIEDGDVAKTVVPEGEYFVMGDNRHRSGSLDSRIFGSVQKKSIIGRAEFIVWPITHIGGL, encoded by the coding sequence ATGAATGAACAAGTGAAAGAAAAAAGAGGATTGCCAGACCCCGGCTCGAAGCTGATGCGCGAGCTGTGGGATTGGGGCAAATCGATCGTAGCAGCTTTGCTGATTGTGATGTTTGTCCATCAATTCGTGTTCAGCCTGTCTATAGTAGAAGGGCAATCGATGGAGCCTACGCTGCAAAATGAGGAGCGGCTGTTCGTCAATCGCGCCCTGTATTATTGGAGCGAGCCCGACCGCGGCGACATCGTGGTGCTGAAGGATCCGCGGGAAAACAGCGACCTGCTGCTGGTCAAACGAGTGATTGGCGTGCCGGGCGATACGATTGAAGTGAAGGATGGACGACTTTATGTCAATGATGAGGTGTATTATGAATCGTATGTTGACACCATGATTGAAGACGGGGATGTAGCGAAAACCGTAGTGCCGGAAGGAGAATACTTTGTTATGGGAGACAACCGGCATCGGAGCGGCAGCTTGGACAGCCGGATTTTCGGTTCTGTACAGAAAAAGAGCATCATTGGCAGAGCGGAGTTTATCGTGTGGCCGATCACACATATAGGAGGCCTCTAA
- a CDS encoding DUF402 domain-containing protein has product MRPYTSYQIKSFKHDGHLHRTWLVNWRIPPEMLDPEYRDMYVFINCHTRIIEADGKEWTSRVPGISFFIPQCWYNIVALLEEGGVRYYCNIASPPYHDQANHTMTYIDYDLDVVVWPSGETQLLDEHEYEIHKRQYHYSSTVEDKVQSGLQALRAHIASGNPPFGDNRLQEYYRVWRTYFPEVPE; this is encoded by the coding sequence ATGAGACCTTACACGTCTTATCAAATCAAAAGCTTCAAACACGACGGGCATCTGCACCGCACCTGGCTCGTGAATTGGCGCATTCCACCGGAAATGCTGGATCCCGAGTACCGGGACATGTATGTGTTCATTAACTGCCACACCCGCATCATTGAGGCGGACGGCAAGGAGTGGACGAGCCGGGTTCCGGGAATTTCATTTTTTATCCCGCAATGCTGGTACAATATTGTAGCGCTGCTTGAAGAGGGCGGCGTGCGGTATTATTGCAATATCGCTTCACCGCCTTATCACGACCAAGCGAACCATACGATGACCTACATTGATTATGATTTGGATGTGGTTGTCTGGCCGAGTGGCGAAACACAGCTGCTGGATGAGCATGAATATGAGATTCACAAGAGACAATATCATTATTCATCGACGGTGGAAGACAAGGTGCAGAGCGGATTGCAGGCGCTCCGTGCCCATATCGCTTCGGGGAATCCACCGTTTGGCGACAATCGCTTGCAGGAGTACTATCGGGTGTGGCGAACTTATTTCCCAGAGGTGCCGGAATGA
- a CDS encoding GNAT family N-acetyltransferase, producing MFVRAFQLSDYAPVSALLNEVLSEECCEDTMAALGRQLYWDSELIMVAVQDDQVVGVMIGTIDEGRGYYYRVAVHPDYQRMGIGTKLTTAMRDRFEKRQVSRIMISMDKHNEMILPWYESLGYRARDFFHSFEKLTIVNG from the coding sequence ATGTTCGTTCGCGCATTTCAATTATCTGACTACGCACCTGTTTCAGCATTGTTGAATGAAGTTTTGTCCGAGGAATGTTGTGAAGACACGATGGCTGCTCTTGGACGGCAGTTGTATTGGGACAGCGAATTGATTATGGTAGCTGTTCAGGACGATCAGGTAGTAGGCGTCATGATTGGCACCATCGATGAAGGCCGCGGTTATTATTACCGGGTAGCGGTACATCCGGATTATCAGCGCATGGGTATTGGCACCAAGCTGACCACCGCTATGAGAGACAGATTTGAGAAGAGACAAGTCAGCCGCATTATGATCAGCATGGACAAGCATAACGAGATGATTCTCCCTTGGTACGAGTCCTTGGGATATCGCGCGCGGGATTTCTTCCACAGCTTTGAGAAATTGACGATTGTGAACGGGTAG
- a CDS encoding superoxide dismutase translates to MAYQLPALPYPNNALEPHIDEQTMMIHHDRHHQTYVNNLNAALEGHDDLAAKDINDLIADLNSVPEAIRTAVRNNGGGHANHSLFWEIIGPNGGGQPVGALAEAINNELGGFDKFKEDFAKAGATRFGSGWAWLSVDKNGKLVVSSTPNQDSPVMEGLTPIIGLDVWEHAYYLKYQNKRPDYIAAFWNVVNWEAANQRYEAATK, encoded by the coding sequence ATGGCATATCAATTACCTGCACTGCCTTACCCGAACAACGCATTGGAGCCGCACATCGACGAGCAAACGATGATGATCCACCATGATCGTCACCATCAAACGTACGTGAACAACCTGAACGCTGCACTGGAAGGACATGACGATCTCGCAGCGAAGGATATCAACGATCTGATCGCAGATCTGAACAGCGTACCGGAAGCGATCCGCACCGCTGTCCGCAACAACGGCGGCGGCCATGCCAACCACTCCCTCTTCTGGGAAATCATCGGCCCTAACGGCGGTGGCCAACCAGTTGGCGCGCTTGCTGAAGCCATCAATAACGAGCTTGGCGGCTTTGACAAGTTCAAGGAAGATTTCGCTAAAGCCGGCGCTACCCGTTTCGGCAGCGGCTGGGCTTGGCTGTCCGTTGACAAGAACGGCAAGCTGGTTGTAAGCAGCACTCCTAACCAAGACAGCCCGGTCATGGAAGGCTTGACGCCTATCATCGGCCTTGACGTATGGGAGCATGCATACTACTTGAAGTATCAAAACAAGCGTCCGGATTACATTGCGGCTTTCTGGAACGTGGTTAACTGGGAAGCAGCGAACCAGCGTTACGAAGCAGCTACGAAGTAA
- the mutY gene encoding A/G-specific adenine glycosylase, translated as MKKQDDTVEQSKREYFAGRLVEWFRAHQRDLPWRRTKDPYKIWVSEIMLQQTRVETVIPYYERFMERFPTLEALAEAPEEDVLKLWEGLGYYSRARNLQAAVREVQSDYGGVVPDEPKDIAALKGVGPYTAGAILSIAYGKPEPAVDGNVMRVLSRFFLLRDDIAKPATRKHMERLLRTVIPQEAAGDFNQALMELGATICTPRSPHCLVCPVMEHCAGRLAGEEETLPLKTKAKPPRDERRLAALIRGRGEQAGRILIRRRPDTGLLAQMWELPHVLAPADLQPAVGDANASAAGWALCAALEEEGLPELAPSGIVTQADHIFSHIHWHMEVYLCSMAVIEGAALPDSYRWVTPDELEQLALPKIFHKLLSCQAFRSVLEPN; from the coding sequence ATGAAGAAGCAAGACGATACGGTAGAGCAGTCGAAGCGCGAATACTTTGCCGGGCGACTGGTGGAATGGTTCCGCGCCCATCAGCGGGACTTGCCCTGGCGGCGAACCAAGGACCCGTACAAGATATGGGTATCGGAAATCATGCTGCAGCAGACACGCGTGGAGACCGTCATTCCTTATTACGAGAGATTCATGGAGCGCTTCCCTACATTAGAAGCGCTCGCGGAAGCGCCCGAGGAAGATGTCTTGAAGCTTTGGGAGGGTCTCGGCTATTATTCGCGCGCGCGCAACCTGCAGGCCGCCGTTCGCGAGGTGCAGAGCGACTATGGCGGCGTAGTCCCGGATGAGCCGAAGGACATTGCGGCGCTGAAGGGAGTGGGCCCCTATACGGCCGGGGCAATCCTTAGCATTGCGTATGGCAAGCCCGAGCCTGCAGTAGACGGGAATGTGATGCGGGTGCTGTCGCGGTTTTTTCTGCTTCGGGACGATATCGCCAAGCCGGCAACCCGCAAACATATGGAGCGGCTGCTGCGCACCGTCATTCCGCAAGAAGCGGCGGGTGATTTCAATCAGGCATTGATGGAACTGGGGGCAACAATATGTACGCCGCGTTCTCCGCACTGTCTGGTTTGCCCAGTGATGGAGCATTGCGCCGGACGGTTGGCAGGGGAGGAAGAAACGCTGCCGCTGAAGACGAAGGCGAAGCCGCCCCGTGACGAGCGCCGTCTGGCCGCGCTGATCCGCGGCCGGGGCGAGCAAGCCGGCCGCATCTTGATCCGGCGTCGCCCGGATACCGGGCTGCTGGCGCAAATGTGGGAGCTGCCGCATGTGCTGGCGCCTGCGGACCTGCAGCCAGCTGTGGGTGACGCTAATGCTTCGGCAGCAGGCTGGGCGCTCTGTGCGGCTCTCGAAGAGGAGGGGCTGCCGGAGCTTGCCCCATCCGGCATAGTGACCCAGGCTGACCATATTTTCAGCCACATTCACTGGCATATGGAAGTGTACCTCTGTTCTATGGCGGTAATTGAAGGGGCGGCGTTGCCGGATTCCTATCGATGGGTCACACCGGATGAGCTCGAACAACTGGCGTTGCCAAAAATTTTCCACAAGCTTTTATCCTGCCAGGCCTTTCGCTCAGTACTAGAGCCAAATTAA